From Pedobacter indicus, a single genomic window includes:
- a CDS encoding ferritin-like domain-containing protein has protein sequence MSVASRTSETLNDLIKINNDRIEGYEKAIKELDPEDTDLQSLFREFCGQSESLKRELQQAVSELGEEVETGASASGAIYRTWMDVKAAFSGDTRKAVLQSCEFGEDAAQKAYRTAEEEPDIAPNTKILITNQKLELKSAHDRVKALRDSIS, from the coding sequence ATGTCAGTAGCAAGCAGAACGTCAGAAACACTGAACGATCTAATTAAGATTAATAATGATCGGATTGAAGGGTACGAGAAGGCCATAAAAGAATTGGATCCTGAAGATACAGATTTACAGAGTCTTTTCAGAGAATTTTGCGGCCAAAGTGAAAGTTTAAAAAGAGAGTTGCAGCAGGCTGTGTCGGAACTCGGTGAAGAAGTAGAAACCGGGGCTAGCGCTTCAGGCGCGATATATAGGACGTGGATGGATGTTAAGGCTGCTTTTTCCGGAGATACTAGGAAGGCGGTTTTACAAAGTTGTGAGTTCGGTGAAGATGCCGCCCAGAAAGCCTATCGTACGGCGGAGGAAGAACCCGATATTGCACCTAATACGAAAATATTGATTACCAATCAAAAATTGGAGTTGAAGTCAGCGCATGACCGTGTAAAAGCTCTTCGCGATAGTATCTCATAG
- a CDS encoding SusC/RagA family TonB-linked outer membrane protein encodes MEFNFYKRMSGKTFRFALACFAVHSLTLSVPLELQAHEVIVNRHGESRIQQSVSGVVTDENGQPLQAVSIVEQGTTNGTTTDAAGRYSLNVSNSNASLLFSYIGFVSQTVAVANQSSINVTLVEDVNVLDELIVVGYGTQKKKLVTGATIQVDGEDLQRLSTASVLGALQSQSPGVQITQSSGQPGEAFKVTIRGLGTIGNSSPLYVIDGVPGGDINTLNPSDIASVDVLKDAASAAIYGSRAANGVVLVTTKQGKPGKLTLSYDAYIGWQNAYRMPSLLTAKEYMTVMDEVRFNEGQAPYDWAALIPKQYQQIQDGTWNGTNWLREIHNDDALTQNHAFNLNGGTEQSNFSLSYSYSDQEGIFGKPVEPDFSRNNFRINSNHTLLKNDDFDVIKIGENLTYSYSKKGGIGIGNIYWNDIHNMLVGNPLLPAYNEEGGYYDRASKVADGWNLDGATSNPLASMVYQRGLNENKSHSLLANVYLEVQPIQDLKFRSSFGYKMNSNSYRQYTPIYDLSTTTANPTDDVSQSQGMGYSYTFENTLSYARTFNDMHNFDALVGASMEKWGMGEGLNASNSNSLFPGSWDHAYIGNAYTIGTTTVIGGMRWPEGGLSSFFGRVNYNYNETYMATLIMRADGSSNFAHDHRWGYFPSVAAGWVLTNESFMESTQGWLDFMKFRASWGQNGNASIDPFQYLATIAFDSGNGYYFGDNKNDLITGAYPDILPNPIITWETSEQLNIGIDSRFAHNRLGFTFDWYKKTTKDWLVEAPILAIYGTNPPFINGGVIENTGIELGLTWDETIGEFRYGINLNGAYNKNEVTRIDNREGIIHGPEHVLSQGTTEMYRAQVGFPVGYFYGYETGGIFQTQEQINNYRNQGLGVLVNAQPGDVIFVDNNGDGAITEADKKLIGNPHPDFTGGLNINFGYKGFDLSLTATGAFGHQIAKSYRSFADSPLQNYTTEVFQRWHGEGTSNKYPRLTMGSHTNSQYISDIYIEDGDFVKIQNVTLGYDLKSVFLNMPFSKARLYVTGQNLFTITGYSGMDPEIGYGYDQSWVSGIDLGFYPSPRTFLVGLNLTF; translated from the coding sequence ATGGAGTTCAATTTCTACAAACGAATGAGTGGAAAGACATTTAGGTTCGCGTTGGCCTGCTTTGCAGTCCATTCGTTGACTTTATCTGTTCCGCTTGAATTGCAGGCACATGAAGTGATTGTTAATCGTCATGGTGAGTCAAGAATCCAGCAATCGGTATCGGGTGTTGTCACCGATGAGAATGGTCAGCCGCTGCAAGCTGTAAGTATCGTGGAGCAAGGTACGACGAATGGAACGACGACGGATGCGGCCGGTCGATACTCATTGAATGTATCTAATTCGAATGCGTCCCTACTTTTTTCCTATATCGGTTTTGTGAGTCAGACTGTGGCTGTGGCCAATCAAAGTTCTATTAATGTAACCCTCGTGGAGGATGTCAATGTGTTGGACGAACTGATCGTAGTTGGTTACGGAACACAGAAGAAAAAACTAGTAACTGGCGCCACAATTCAGGTCGATGGTGAAGATCTTCAACGATTGAGTACTGCCAGTGTATTAGGAGCCCTACAAAGTCAATCGCCGGGAGTTCAGATTACACAGAGTTCCGGCCAGCCTGGTGAAGCTTTCAAAGTAACCATTCGCGGACTTGGAACGATCGGTAATTCGTCGCCTCTGTACGTAATTGACGGGGTTCCAGGAGGTGATATCAATACACTTAACCCATCCGATATCGCGTCGGTTGACGTTTTAAAAGATGCGGCTTCGGCGGCTATTTATGGTTCGCGTGCAGCTAATGGTGTTGTACTTGTAACGACCAAACAAGGTAAGCCAGGAAAGCTCACTCTCTCGTATGATGCTTACATTGGTTGGCAGAATGCCTATCGAATGCCGTCATTATTAACGGCAAAAGAATATATGACTGTGATGGACGAAGTTAGATTTAATGAGGGTCAGGCTCCGTACGACTGGGCTGCACTTATTCCGAAACAATATCAACAAATACAAGATGGTACTTGGAATGGGACTAATTGGCTTCGGGAAATCCATAATGATGATGCTTTAACACAAAATCATGCCTTCAATTTGAATGGGGGAACGGAGCAATCTAACTTTTCCCTCAGTTATTCCTATTCTGACCAAGAAGGTATATTTGGAAAACCAGTAGAACCTGATTTTTCGAGAAATAACTTTCGAATTAATTCGAATCATACGCTCCTTAAAAACGATGATTTTGACGTTATAAAAATCGGAGAAAACCTAACCTATTCTTATAGTAAAAAAGGAGGTATCGGCATTGGTAACATTTATTGGAACGATATCCATAACATGTTGGTAGGTAATCCGCTGCTGCCAGCATATAACGAAGAAGGTGGATATTATGATCGCGCCAGCAAAGTGGCTGATGGTTGGAATTTAGATGGCGCTACTTCCAATCCACTCGCAAGTATGGTTTATCAGCGTGGGTTAAATGAAAATAAAAGCCATTCGCTTTTGGCTAATGTTTATCTGGAAGTCCAGCCCATACAGGATTTGAAGTTTAGAAGCAGTTTCGGATATAAAATGAACTCAAATTCTTATAGACAATACACGCCAATTTATGATTTGTCAACAACAACTGCCAATCCGACGGACGATGTTTCGCAAAGTCAAGGGATGGGTTATAGTTATACCTTTGAGAATACACTTTCATATGCCAGAACATTCAACGATATGCACAATTTTGATGCTTTGGTTGGAGCTTCGATGGAAAAATGGGGAATGGGAGAGGGCTTAAATGCTTCAAACTCCAATTCATTATTCCCTGGATCATGGGATCATGCCTATATCGGTAATGCGTATACAATTGGGACAACGACTGTGATCGGAGGAATGAGATGGCCGGAAGGTGGATTATCATCATTCTTCGGTAGGGTAAACTATAACTATAATGAGACCTACATGGCCACGTTGATAATGCGAGCTGATGGTTCGTCTAACTTTGCTCACGATCATCGGTGGGGCTATTTTCCATCGGTAGCCGCCGGATGGGTTCTCACAAACGAATCATTTATGGAGAGTACGCAAGGTTGGTTAGACTTCATGAAGTTTAGAGCTAGTTGGGGACAAAATGGTAACGCTAGTATCGATCCGTTCCAATATTTGGCCACCATCGCTTTCGATAGCGGCAACGGATATTACTTTGGGGATAATAAAAATGATTTGATTACTGGAGCTTATCCAGACATTTTACCGAATCCCATTATCACTTGGGAGACTTCTGAGCAATTAAATATCGGTATCGACTCCAGATTTGCGCACAATAGGCTTGGCTTCACATTCGATTGGTATAAGAAAACGACGAAAGACTGGTTAGTTGAGGCTCCTATTTTAGCTATCTATGGAACGAACCCCCCTTTTATTAATGGTGGTGTTATTGAAAATACAGGTATCGAACTTGGTTTGACCTGGGACGAGACTATTGGTGAATTCCGTTACGGTATTAATCTGAATGGAGCGTATAATAAAAATGAAGTTACCAGAATTGATAACAGAGAGGGAATCATTCATGGTCCGGAACATGTATTGAGCCAGGGAACAACCGAAATGTATCGCGCACAAGTCGGCTTCCCGGTCGGTTATTTTTATGGTTATGAAACCGGAGGCATCTTCCAGACTCAAGAGCAAATTAATAATTATCGGAATCAAGGTCTAGGGGTATTGGTAAATGCGCAACCTGGTGATGTTATATTTGTCGACAACAATGGTGATGGCGCCATTACTGAGGCAGATAAAAAGCTCATTGGGAACCCTCACCCCGACTTTACTGGTGGTTTGAATATTAATTTTGGATATAAAGGTTTCGATTTGTCTTTGACTGCAACGGGAGCCTTCGGACATCAAATTGCTAAGTCTTATCGTTCATTCGCGGACAGTCCATTGCAGAATTATACAACGGAAGTATTCCAGCGTTGGCACGGAGAAGGCACTTCAAATAAGTATCCTCGCCTGACAATGGGTAGTCATACCAACAGTCAGTACATTTCTGATATTTATATTGAAGACGGAGATTTTGTTAAGATTCAGAATGTAACCCTCGGATATGATTTAAAATCCGTTTTCTTAAACATGCCTTTCTCGAAAGCTCGCCTTTATGTGACCGGACAAAATCTTTTTACTATTACGGGTTATTCGGGTATGGATCCTGAGATTGGTTATGGCTATGATCAATCTTGGGTATCAGGTATAGACCTTGGATTTTACCCGAGTCCGCGCACCTTTTTGGTTGGTTTAAATCTTACATTTTAA
- a CDS encoding type 1 glutamine amidotransferase domain-containing protein, producing MSKLENKKIAILSEDGFEESELVSPKTALEEAGATVHIVSPQKEQIRSWDKENWGITLGVDKNIADVSVDGYDALLLPGGVMNPDKLRENNDAVAFVKNFIKSGKPIAAICHGPQILIETGLLKGRKMTSYPSIRTDLINAGVNWEDKEVIVDKGLVTSRSPKDLDAFNKKMIEEFAEGKH from the coding sequence ATGTCGAAACTAGAAAACAAAAAAATAGCAATATTATCTGAGGATGGATTTGAAGAGTCTGAACTGGTAAGTCCGAAAACCGCATTGGAAGAGGCAGGCGCCACCGTTCATATCGTTTCACCACAAAAAGAACAAATACGCAGTTGGGATAAAGAAAACTGGGGAATTACTTTAGGTGTTGACAAAAACATAGCCGACGTTTCCGTTGATGGTTATGATGCCCTTCTTCTACCGGGCGGCGTTATGAATCCAGATAAGTTGCGAGAAAATAACGATGCGGTCGCATTCGTCAAAAATTTTATAAAAAGCGGCAAACCGATAGCAGCTATTTGTCACGGACCTCAAATACTTATAGAAACAGGTTTATTGAAAGGACGAAAAATGACCTCATATCCCTCGATAAGAACCGATTTAATCAATGCAGGTGTCAACTGGGAGGACAAAGAAGTTATTGTTGACAAAGGTTTGGTAACCAGCCGTTCACCCAAGGACCTTGACGCTTTCAATAAAAAAATGATTGAGGAGTTCGCTGAAGGCAAACATTAA
- a CDS encoding RagB/SusD family nutrient uptake outer membrane protein, whose amino-acid sequence MKKIICLIALSTVFLSCEKNLDSLSYDKKNTGNFPSTVTDANQMLTGIYSTLSQAISNPQHSHFYMSELASDDRFGGGGENDKDMQGLDHLMNTKSSRFEPFWIARYQGIFRANTAIENLDKVEGWESDAQKNQVLGEAHFLRALFYFELSQMFGEVPLVISTVAENIPKAPADETYAQIAYDLQQAINLMPSSPYSSVISGHATKWAAQALMARVFLFYTGYYNKTDLPVANDGGVVNKAQVITWIDECVNNSGHGLVDDFRSLWPYSNDLTAKDYDAYTGPLWVGDGNKEVVFAVKFGTSVDWGENYQLGYSNQYVLHFGLRSNNGLADTFPFGQGWGAGPVNSRLWTEWRTSEPNDIRRTASIMNAETDVENYIYGADSQMEETGFWQKKYIPITAYDEGTLVPSYAIIKFNAPADMQISHTQDLVLIRFADVLLMQSELKEDATGMNKVRARANLPAVSYSLAALKKERRWELAFEGLRYFDLMRWGDAANALAAQEGVAIKNKGIDTQMKAFGGGYKARFEATGGFWAIPEAQIQLSEGVLTQNKGWGTPAAEFTGW is encoded by the coding sequence ATGAAAAAAATTATATGTTTAATAGCGCTTTCTACAGTTTTTCTCTCATGTGAGAAAAACCTGGATTCTCTTAGCTATGATAAAAAAAATACAGGTAACTTCCCTTCGACGGTTACTGATGCCAATCAGATGTTGACTGGTATTTATTCGACATTAAGTCAGGCAATCTCTAATCCTCAGCATTCTCATTTTTACATGTCTGAACTTGCGTCAGATGATCGATTTGGAGGTGGTGGTGAAAATGACAAAGATATGCAGGGGCTGGATCATTTAATGAACACGAAGAGCAGTCGTTTTGAACCTTTCTGGATCGCTCGTTATCAGGGGATTTTTAGAGCTAATACAGCTATTGAAAACCTAGACAAAGTTGAAGGGTGGGAAAGTGATGCACAAAAAAACCAAGTATTAGGGGAGGCTCACTTTTTACGTGCGTTGTTCTATTTCGAGCTGTCACAAATGTTCGGAGAGGTTCCTTTGGTAATTAGTACAGTAGCAGAGAATATACCTAAGGCTCCCGCCGATGAAACCTACGCGCAGATTGCTTATGACTTGCAACAAGCGATTAATCTGATGCCTTCAAGTCCTTACTCCTCGGTGATATCAGGACATGCTACAAAATGGGCTGCACAGGCATTGATGGCACGTGTATTTCTATTTTACACAGGCTATTATAATAAAACTGACTTGCCAGTAGCCAATGATGGTGGTGTGGTAAACAAAGCTCAGGTAATTACTTGGATCGATGAATGTGTGAACAACAGCGGACATGGTTTAGTAGATGATTTTCGTAGTCTCTGGCCATATTCTAACGACTTGACCGCTAAAGATTATGACGCATACACAGGTCCTCTGTGGGTTGGAGATGGCAATAAAGAAGTTGTGTTTGCTGTAAAGTTTGGAACTTCGGTAGATTGGGGTGAAAACTATCAGTTAGGGTACTCCAATCAATACGTGTTGCATTTTGGTTTACGCTCTAATAACGGTCTGGCTGACACATTTCCGTTCGGTCAAGGTTGGGGGGCAGGCCCGGTTAACTCGCGGCTATGGACTGAATGGCGCACTTCAGAACCGAATGATATCAGAAGAACTGCATCGATTATGAATGCAGAGACAGATGTAGAAAATTATATCTACGGTGCAGACAGTCAAATGGAAGAAACTGGTTTTTGGCAGAAAAAATACATACCGATCACAGCCTACGATGAAGGTACGCTGGTTCCTTCATATGCTATAATAAAATTCAACGCACCAGCAGATATGCAGATTTCTCATACGCAAGACCTGGTTCTGATTCGTTTCGCAGACGTGCTTTTGATGCAATCTGAACTGAAAGAAGACGCCACTGGCATGAATAAAGTTCGTGCACGCGCGAATCTTCCGGCAGTATCTTATTCTTTAGCAGCCCTAAAAAAAGAGCGCCGCTGGGAATTAGCCTTTGAAGGTCTTCGTTATTTTGATTTAATGCGCTGGGGAGATGCTGCAAATGCGTTGGCGGCACAAGAAGGTGTTGCTATAAAAAATAAGGGCATTGATACTCAAATGAAAGCATTTGGTGGCGGTTATAAAGCTCGATTTGAGGCAACTGGAGGGTTCTGGGCTATTCCTGAAGCTCAGATTCAACTGTCTGAAGGTGTTTTAACTCAGAATAAAGGCTGGGGTACTCCCGCAGCAGAATTTACTGGATGGTAA
- the dinB gene encoding DNA polymerase IV produces the protein MDHKRKIIHIDMDAFYASVDQRDFPELRGRPLAVGGSPEGRGVVATASYEARKFGVKSAMPSRQALQLCPHLTFTRPRFDVYKQVSQQIREIFRRYTDIIEPLSLDEAFLDVSTDKKGIGSALDIAHEIKKAIQEELQLTASAGISVNKFIAKIASDQNKPNGLTFIGPSKIHAFLGALPIERFFGVGKVTASKMRQLNIHTGADLKKYDEQTLVHLFGKTGHYFYNMARGIDDREVQPNRETKSLSVEDTFGEDLQERDIIIEELDRIADRLNKRLKIRNLSGKTLTLKIKFNDFTQITRSLSAPYVFSDKALIHRTACTLLDRADLHNKKIRLLGITISNFTQIELMQQAIQLKLFEDEDTSHKQ, from the coding sequence ATGGATCACAAACGAAAAATCATACATATCGACATGGATGCGTTTTATGCCTCGGTTGATCAACGGGATTTTCCTGAATTACGAGGCAGGCCATTGGCTGTTGGCGGATCGCCAGAAGGAAGGGGTGTTGTGGCTACAGCCAGCTATGAAGCACGAAAATTTGGAGTAAAATCAGCCATGCCATCCCGACAAGCGCTGCAGCTTTGTCCTCACCTAACATTTACCCGGCCACGCTTTGATGTTTATAAACAGGTATCTCAACAAATTAGAGAAATCTTTCGAAGATATACGGACATAATTGAACCACTTTCTTTGGATGAGGCATTTCTAGATGTATCAACGGACAAAAAAGGTATCGGATCTGCTCTCGATATTGCTCACGAGATCAAAAAAGCAATACAAGAGGAGTTGCAGTTAACCGCGTCCGCCGGCATTTCAGTAAATAAATTTATCGCTAAAATTGCATCTGACCAGAACAAACCGAACGGACTCACATTTATAGGCCCTTCGAAAATACATGCGTTTCTCGGAGCACTGCCGATCGAACGTTTTTTCGGAGTCGGCAAAGTTACGGCCTCTAAAATGAGACAACTGAATATTCATACGGGAGCGGATTTAAAAAAATATGATGAACAGACTTTAGTCCATTTATTTGGCAAAACAGGTCATTATTTTTATAATATGGCCAGAGGAATCGACGACCGTGAAGTCCAGCCGAACCGCGAAACGAAATCATTAAGTGTAGAAGACACTTTTGGAGAGGATTTGCAAGAAAGGGATATTATTATTGAAGAGTTGGATCGGATCGCTGACAGGTTAAATAAGCGTCTCAAAATACGGAATCTTTCGGGAAAGACGCTCACACTAAAAATCAAGTTCAATGATTTCACACAAATAACCAGAAGCCTGTCAGCCCCTTACGTCTTCTCAGACAAGGCACTCATCCATCGTACCGCTTGTACGCTCCTAGATCGGGCTGATTTGCACAATAAGAAAATCAGACTACTTGGAATTACGATTTCTAATTTTACGCAGATCGAGCTCATGCAACAAGCTATCCAGTTAAAACTATTTGAAGACGAAGACACTTCACATAAACAATGA
- a CDS encoding winged helix-turn-helix domain-containing protein, translated as MKISLDGLHKAFESRIRLGIMSALAVNDKLDFNSLKEFLELTDGNLASHLKGLEKEGFIGVKKSFVGRKPNTKYTMTKKGKEAFENHLNTLEQLIKSQK; from the coding sequence GTGAAGATATCATTAGACGGTTTACACAAAGCTTTTGAAAGCAGAATCAGACTTGGCATCATGTCGGCATTGGCCGTCAATGACAAGCTTGACTTTAATTCTTTAAAAGAGTTTCTTGAGCTAACTGACGGGAATCTGGCCAGCCACCTGAAAGGACTGGAGAAGGAAGGTTTCATTGGCGTGAAGAAATCGTTCGTCGGTAGAAAACCTAATACAAAATACACAATGACCAAAAAAGGTAAAGAAGCCTTTGAAAACCATCTTAATACCTTAGAACAACTAATAAAATCACAGAAATAA